The Platichthys flesus chromosome 8, fPlaFle2.1, whole genome shotgun sequence genome has a window encoding:
- the tbc1d2 gene encoding TBC1 domain family member 2A, producing MDGSSRSHSGHVEDEMKDGDRQSTKSQEHQRPAPGTEEEPDHQEARTRAQKLENPSGNISPGRSARTKPDRPKPDPLKLLCKHDHSETQEPEDSPHEQNPQKRPPTPPDQQKQDPHPKEKHNLGESSATDEPKPKQPKTILPNPDPLWQEQPKSDQTQDQTQVPPEPTKDLTVFSKSFEKQNQKEHKSRDQQDHHGSPPPPVTDQTQPSKAPTLAPQDSSSGEPKLCGFLQKQGGPLRAWKQRWFTYEDQKNQLFYYRTPQDVMPLGRVELRDATFTYPLNAETGTFHIETQERTFTLKALTQELMLYWLQQLQVKRWQHRQTSSCPDSTNNNNNTDDFLPVRRSPLGLVGKDAANASSQRKQITNVSIKHPLIELQNSVHSLRKRSSQEWSRSVFSVEAPPSTPAHINTTAVPVIQSESRECSSLPNSHSKETNNLRLSTMPVLRRDTPSSSSERTSHQKQDKQMLIEEVKAQKELVWILHKALEASQLEKRTCAEFLAAEDEQKRLELLRHRERHVADLQGRLEESKTEAEVTRRSLAQRDVQLAELQDNVRILMDKNNAKQEVIIKLSDQVTVCMSNLPCSASSTGGALDSPAFKQLQQENENLKDDIGAYKTQNTFLNSEIYQLTKLWRKSSEQEKSLMEKCAYLEASNCQLESRCLGVLQKLQETKSLDPVQRGAVQKMIEDALKVELKSVAKINTNREQDEYGFKIIPDYELDDMKLLAKIQALEIRSHNLLHQEGVERPLLSRWAQYLAGRSHDDLVPSPELKGLLRGGVPYEYRQRLWHWMVRARTRTIRDCQPRHYQQLCEKSHTSSHPASRQIQLDLHRTLTSNQLFSSPSSPAFQQLRRILLAFSWQNPAIGYCQGLNRLAAIALLVLQSEEDAFWCLVTVVEILMPQDYYTKNLVSSQADQRVLKDFLAEKLPRLASHFDDHSVDVSLITFNWFLVVFVESLPSDILLPLWDAFLYEGTKVIFRYALAIFKYKEDDILRIHDSAEIYQYLRFCTKTISDSRRLTSIAFSDMNPFPGRLLRNRRALHLERLQGELRELEKQQREFVTEIIEHKDDELDTMVSEEDDEP from the exons ATGGATGGATCGTCCCGCTCACACTCTGGCCATGTtgaagatgagatgaaggaTGGAGACCGGCAGAGCACAAAGTCACAGGAACACCAAAGACCAGCTCCAGGGACTGAGGAGGAACCAGACCACCAGGAGGCTCGGACCAGAGCACAGAAACTAGAAAATCCGTCTGGTAATATATCACCAGGTAGATCAGCTAGAACCAAACCAGATCGACCAAAGCCAGATCCTCTTAAATTACTCTGCAAACATGATCATTCAGAAACACAGGAACCAGAAGATTCTCCACATGAACAAAATCCACAAAAACGACCTCCAACTCCACCAgatcaacaaaaacaagatcCTCAtcccaaagagaaacacaacctgGGAGAGTCTTCTGCAACAGATGAACCAAAACCTAAGCAACCAAAAACCATTCTACCAAACCCAGACCCTCTTTGGCAAGAACAACCAAAATCAGATCAAACTCAGGACCAAACCCAGGTCCCCCCTGAGCCCACGAAGGATTTAACTGTCTTCAGTAAATCATTcgaaaaacaaaaccagaaggAGCACAAGTCCAGAGACCAGCAGGACCACCatggttctcctcctcctccagttaCCGATCAGACCCAGCCCAGCAAAGCACCAACACTGGCTCCTCAGGATTCTTCCTCAGGTGAGCCCAAATTGTGCGGCTTCCTGCAGAAACAAGGGGGGCCCCTGAGGGCCTGGAAGCAACGGTGGTTCACATATGAAGACCAAAAGAACCAGCTGTTCTACTACCGAACACCACAGGATGTGATGCCGCTCGGCCGAGTGGAGCTCAGAGATGCTACCTTCACTTATCCACTAAACGCAGAGACAGGCACATTCCACATCGAGACACAGGAACGAACCTTCACACTCaag gcGCTGACTCAGGAGCTGATGCTCTattggctgcagcagctgcaggtgaaaCGCTGGCAGCACAGACAGACGTCCTCCTGTCCAGACTCgaccaataacaacaacaatacag ATGACTTCCTGCCGGTGCGGAGGAGCCCTCTGGGTCTGGTGGGGAAGGATGCCGCCAACGCTTCGTCACAACGAAAGCAGATCACAAATGTGTCAATCAAACATCCGCTGATTGAGCTGCA gAACTCGGTCCACAGTCTTCGTAAGAGATCGTCTCAGGAGTGGAGTCGAAGTGTGTTTAGTGTAGAAGCTCCACCGTCGACCCCTGCACACATTAACACCACCG CAGTTCCAGTGATCCAATCAGAAAGTAGGGAATGCTCGTCACTGCCTAACAGTCATAGCAAGGAGACAAACAATCTCAGATTGTCCACCATGCCGGTCCTCCGCAGAGACACTCCATCCTCGTCCTCAGAACGTACGTCCCACCAGAAGCAGGACAAACAGATGCTGATCGAGGAGGTCAAAGCTCAGAAG gaATTAGTCTGGATCCTCCATAAAGCCTTGGAGGCGTCTCAGTTGGAGAAAAGAACCTGTGCAGAGTTTTTGGCGGCAGAGGATGAGCAGAAACGTCTGGAGCTGCTTCGACACCGAGAGCGGCACGTGGCTGACCTGCAAGGCCGACTGGAGGAGTCGAAGACGGAGGCGGAGGTAACCAGGAGGAGTCTGGCTCAGAGAGACGTGCAGCTGGCCGAGCTGCAGGATAACGTCAGGATACTGATGGACAAGAACAACGCTAAGCAGGAG GTGATCATTAAGCTGTCTGATCAGGTGACCGTCTGTATGTCCAACCTGCCGTGCTCCGCCTCGTCCACTGGTGGCGCTCTAGACTCTCCAGCTTTCAAACAGCTTCAGCAGGAGAACGAGAACCTGAAG GACGATATCGGAGCGTATAAAACCCAGAATACATTTCTAAACTCTGAGATTTATCAGCTGACGAAACTGTGGAGGAAAAGTTCAGAACAAGAGAAGAGCCTGATGGAGAAG tgtGCCTACCTGGAGGCCAGTAACTGTCAGTTGGAGAGCCGTTGCCTGGGTGTCCTCCAAAAGCTGCAGGAGACCAAATCTCTGGATCCGGTCCAACGTGGGGCTGTTCAGAAGATGATTGAGGACGCTCTGAAAGTAGAGCTGAAGAGCGTCGCCAAGATCAACACCAACAG GGAACAGGATGAGTACGGCTTTAAAATCATCCCCGACTACGAGCTGGACGACATGAAGCTGCTGGCAAAGATCCAGGCGCTCGAGATCCGATCACACAACCTGCTGCACCAG GAGGGGGTtgagcgccccctgctgagCCGCTGGGCTCAGTACCTGGCCGGCCGGTCACATGACGACCTGGTTCCTTCTCCGGAGCTCAAAGGTCTTCTGCGTGGAGGTGTTCCTTACGAGTACCGACAGAGATTGTGGCACTGGATGGTCCGAGCCCGAACCAGAACTATCAGAGACTGCCAGCCCCGGCATTACCAACAG CTGTGTGAGAAGAGTCACACATCTTCTCATCCAGCCTCCAGACAGATCCAGCTGGACCTACACAGAACTTTGACGTCCaatcagctcttctcctcacccTCCAGCCCCGCCTTCCAGCAGCTTCGTCGCATCTTATTGGCCTTCTCCTGGCAGAACCCTGCTATTGGCTACTGCCAGGGTCTCAATAG GTTGGCTGCTATCGCTCTGCTCGTGCTCCAGAGTGAAGAAGACGCCTTCTGGTGTCTGGTTACTGTGGTGGAAATCCTCATGCCTCAAGACTACTACACCAAGAACCTGGTGTCCTCTCAG GCAGACCAGCGGGTGTTGAAGGACTTCCTGGCAGAGAAGCTTCCTCGCCTTGCGTCTCATTTTGATGACCACAGCGTCGATGTGTCTTTGATCACCTTCAACTGGTTCCTGGTGGTTTTTGTAGAGAGTCTGCCCAGTGACATCCTGTTGCCGCTGTGGGATGCCTTCCTGTATGAGGGCACCAAG GTGATCTTCAGGTACGCTCTTGCTATCTTCAAATACAAAGAGGACGACATCCTGAGGATCCACGACAGTGCGGAGATCTACCAGTACCTGCGCTTCTGCACCAAAACCATCTCTGACAGCAG GAGGCTGACCAGCATCGCCTTCAGCGACATGAACCCGTTCCCTGGCCGCCTGCTGAGGAACCGGCGAGCACTTCACCTGGAGCgcctgcagggggagctgcgagagctggagaagcagcagagggagTTCGTAACAGAGATCATCGAGCACAAAGACGACGAACTGGACACCATGGTGAGCGAGGAAGACGACGAACCGTGA